In Thermodesulfobacteriota bacterium, one genomic interval encodes:
- a CDS encoding TonB-dependent receptor, translated as MMRKWLGSLAICAALMIPGWSLAEEARSDEAALSTMEDVVVTASRAEEEKKEVTASVVVISEQDIRMSSAADLGELLAEKGIGHIQQYPGISTSIGIRGFRTDATGNDLAGKVLILIDGRRAGTGDVAKIMTANVARVEIIRGPASVQYGSAAMGGVVNVITKKGEGPPGFFAEGGLGSFDHETGTAGFSGSLEKFDFSGSATRESMDDYVTADGDDYDNTGYDKKQNASLNLGVEFLPRNHLRLIYHYFDADEAGSAGYLSQSDPDAYSDIGLESADFVYDGQTSDGFLAWNTRYFTGKDEYKWVDPTWASLYTKDTDHRGGQGQISGNWENTTVTGGFDWVNYDIDSNTAPEKSEYDNPACFILAKTRLVERLILSGGLRYDDYEVDMKSDGGREKDDNLASNLGAAYIINDHVKARAGYGEAFRMPTAEQLAGDYVAWISYLGNPELKPETSETYEAGFDLTHAFTDFSVTGFVTDFKDKIEVYTLPTFEQSYKNIGGASIQGIESEISFDAGAFLGWAYDLRPYGSIVYLTKYEDDETDEDLLYTEDMTASWGLVFSDKKGLSTDLNFAYTGDKKVEDWENWSDPVNIIHCGGFTVANFTVHQKILDFAKRGGLTVKGEIRNIFDRDYAYVAGYPMPGRNFFIGVRYEY; from the coding sequence ATGATGAGAAAGTGGTTAGGGAGTTTGGCAATTTGCGCGGCGCTGATGATTCCGGGATGGAGCCTGGCGGAAGAGGCGCGGTCGGATGAGGCGGCCTTGTCAACCATGGAAGACGTGGTGGTCACCGCCAGCAGGGCGGAAGAGGAAAAGAAAGAAGTCACCGCGAGCGTGGTCGTGATCAGTGAACAGGATATCCGGATGTCTTCGGCCGCGGACCTCGGGGAGCTGCTGGCTGAAAAGGGAATCGGCCATATCCAGCAGTATCCGGGCATATCCACCTCCATCGGTATCCGCGGTTTCCGGACCGACGCCACCGGCAACGACCTGGCCGGCAAGGTCCTGATCCTTATTGACGGCCGGCGGGCCGGCACCGGCGACGTGGCCAAAATCATGACCGCCAACGTCGCGCGGGTGGAGATCATCCGGGGGCCCGCCTCGGTTCAATACGGTTCCGCGGCCATGGGCGGCGTGGTCAATGTTATCACCAAGAAGGGGGAAGGTCCCCCGGGTTTTTTTGCCGAGGGCGGGCTGGGAAGTTTCGACCATGAAACGGGGACGGCCGGTTTCTCCGGGAGCCTGGAGAAGTTCGATTTTTCCGGCAGCGCCACCCGTGAGTCCATGGACGATTATGTTACGGCCGATGGGGACGATTATGACAATACCGGCTATGACAAAAAGCAAAACGCCAGTTTGAACCTGGGGGTTGAATTCCTGCCCCGGAACCACCTCCGCCTGATCTATCATTATTTTGACGCCGATGAGGCGGGCAGCGCGGGATATCTGAGCCAGAGCGATCCGGACGCCTATTCCGATATCGGCCTGGAATCCGCCGACTTTGTTTATGACGGTCAGACGTCGGATGGTTTTCTGGCCTGGAACACCCGGTATTTTACCGGCAAAGACGAGTATAAATGGGTTGATCCGACCTGGGCTTCCCTTTACACAAAAGATACGGATCACCGGGGCGGCCAGGGCCAGATCAGCGGCAACTGGGAGAACACCACTGTTACCGGCGGGTTTGACTGGGTCAATTATGATATTGATTCCAATACCGCGCCGGAGAAATCCGAATACGACAACCCCGCTTGTTTTATCCTGGCCAAGACCCGGCTGGTCGAGCGGCTCATCCTCTCCGGCGGTTTGCGGTACGACGACTACGAAGTGGACATGAAAAGCGACGGCGGCCGGGAAAAAGACGACAATCTCGCCTCCAATCTCGGCGCGGCCTATATCATCAACGACCATGTCAAGGCCAGGGCCGGCTATGGCGAGGCCTTCCGGATGCCTACCGCCGAGCAGCTGGCCGGCGATTACGTGGCCTGGATCAGTTACCTGGGGAACCCGGAACTCAAACCCGAGACCAGCGAAACATACGAGGCCGGGTTTGATCTGACTCATGCCTTCACCGATTTTTCCGTAACCGGTTTTGTCACGGATTTTAAAGACAAGATTGAAGTTTATACCCTGCCGACCTTTGAACAGTCTTACAAGAATATCGGCGGGGCCAGCATCCAGGGAATTGAGAGCGAAATCTCCTTTGACGCCGGCGCTTTTCTGGGCTGGGCTTATGACCTCAGGCCTTATGGCAGCATCGTTTACCTGACGAAATACGAGGACGACGAAACCGATGAAGACCTTCTTTACACCGAAGACATGACGGCCTCCTGGGGCCTGGTTTTTTCGGACAAAAAGGGACTGTCCACTGATCTGAACTTTGCCTATACCGGGGACAAAAAGGTTGAAGACTGGGAAAACTGGTCGGACCCGGTGAATATCATCCACTGCGGCGGGTTCACGGTGGCCAATTTTACCGTTCATCAGAAGATCCTTGATTTTGCCAAACGCGGCGGGCTGACCGTAAAGGGCGAGATCCGCAATATCTTTGACCGGGACTATGCCTATGTCGCCGGATATCCCATGCCGGGCAGAAACTTCTTTATCGGCGTGAGATACGAGTATTAG
- a CDS encoding PilC/PilY family type IV pilus protein, translating to MKGAGYLICCGLAVALIAGGVFTAAADDNDIFGATSVGVEPNILIVFDNSGSMRSTAVDDKTRLAVAQETVKNIIDAYGDGNRFGIMIFHDNVDGSDRDSLDDTNGGYFPGYSGKYPVCEVKDAFILDATGRVKTGEAYAQAIRDYKTYLKNFVGTLTPRTNTPLTETLAEAGLYFAEKASWFNSDTVNYPRGGKYPDSIVDAYNSTLSHPPIEHRCRKNYIILMTDGEPTHDNAVTLKNRYINGDYIAGGGLPALDDVAAYLHDNDINANFTTPDYSQNILVYAIGFQGGDPDLLRETARRGGGTYFDATSPEDLSRAFTTIMFDINERRTLFAAPVVPVSLNSRAYAGEYVYMSLFQPSGKGRWIGNLKKYGLGADNQFVSCGTGTPILDADGNIRDTALSCWSASADGPAVDKGGVGEKLSLREDATRRIYANITGTSDLTDPANAFSKENENIAADAFGVADKNALIDEVRMVGKNWRLGDLNHSRPAVVTYGSGEGSASRIFVGANDGLLHCFNDADGEETWAFVPSEQFGRLKALSSGKHSYFMDGSPAVADKSDGTKILICGERRGGSHYYAIDISEPDRPRYLYTHATDGQSWKTPQFMPVAVGDGESAEVLLITGGYDPSLDRDLPAERGRSVYTIDAVTGAATGFAAGTGDFEEMSCIVSASALDMIDDGRFLISQIYAADLDGHLYAFRDNDHPEDRTALDGSWQKTRLFSVVSGGRKIFEDVDVVPEKIRFFNPEDNKWERTPGDFVYFGTGDRENPLRTNQTDHFYCVKNDWRTGPLTVTGVVGDYPTLDDDPGMDPDGNDNDPVIIDVSDNLIQDGTADEQKAARLALEADYNRGWFLTLGNDGEKCLSTPVVYDGVVYFTTYTPPAPEPVNTDPCLHSNPGEGVTRLYAIDYRTGAAVCDFNGDGLLNREDRSKIILDGLISIAPSPNIFITDSGDKLLVGPHAEDPLSDLEGVRIFYWKIHD from the coding sequence ATGAAAGGAGCAGGCTATTTGATCTGTTGCGGATTGGCGGTTGCGCTTATAGCCGGCGGGGTTTTTACCGCCGCGGCGGACGACAACGACATTTTCGGCGCCACTTCCGTCGGGGTGGAACCGAATATCCTGATCGTTTTTGATAACTCCGGAAGCATGCGGTCCACGGCGGTGGATGACAAAACCCGGCTGGCGGTCGCCCAGGAGACGGTGAAAAATATCATCGACGCTTACGGAGACGGTAACCGCTTCGGCATCATGATTTTTCACGACAATGTCGACGGTTCGGACCGGGACAGCCTGGATGACACCAACGGCGGATACTTTCCTGGATACAGCGGAAAATATCCGGTATGCGAGGTCAAGGACGCCTTCATCCTCGACGCAACGGGTCGCGTCAAGACCGGAGAGGCTTATGCCCAGGCCATCAGGGATTATAAAACTTATTTGAAAAATTTTGTCGGAACGCTGACGCCGCGGACCAACACGCCCCTGACCGAGACCCTGGCGGAGGCAGGCCTTTATTTCGCGGAAAAGGCGTCGTGGTTTAACAGCGATACCGTCAATTACCCCCGGGGAGGGAAATACCCGGACAGTATCGTTGACGCCTATAACTCCACGCTGAGTCACCCACCCATCGAACACCGCTGCCGGAAGAATTACATCATTCTCATGACCGACGGCGAGCCGACCCATGACAACGCGGTCACGCTCAAAAACAGGTACATCAACGGCGATTATATCGCCGGCGGCGGTTTGCCCGCCCTGGACGATGTGGCCGCCTATCTCCACGATAATGATATAAACGCCAATTTTACCACCCCGGATTATTCCCAGAATATCCTGGTTTACGCCATCGGTTTTCAGGGAGGGGATCCGGATCTTTTGCGCGAGACGGCCCGGCGGGGCGGAGGGACCTATTTTGACGCCACCAGCCCGGAGGACCTGTCCCGGGCGTTTACGACGATCATGTTCGACATCAACGAGCGCCGGACCCTGTTCGCCGCGCCGGTGGTCCCTGTCAGCCTCAACAGCAGGGCCTACGCTGGTGAATATGTTTATATGTCTCTGTTCCAGCCGTCCGGCAAAGGGCGCTGGATCGGTAATCTGAAAAAATACGGTCTGGGCGCGGACAACCAGTTTGTTTCCTGCGGCACTGGAACGCCCATTCTGGATGCCGACGGCAATATCCGGGACACGGCCCTGTCCTGCTGGTCGGCGTCGGCGGACGGGCCCGCCGTGGACAAGGGAGGGGTGGGGGAAAAACTGTCCCTGAGGGAAGACGCCACCCGGCGGATATACGCCAATATTACCGGTACGTCCGATCTAACGGATCCGGCCAACGCTTTTTCAAAGGAGAACGAAAACATTGCGGCCGATGCTTTCGGTGTCGCGGATAAGAACGCCCTGATCGATGAAGTGCGGATGGTCGGGAAAAACTGGCGTCTGGGCGACTTGAACCACTCCCGACCGGCGGTTGTCACATATGGCTCCGGCGAAGGAAGCGCTTCCCGTATTTTTGTCGGCGCCAATGACGGCCTGCTGCACTGCTTTAATGACGCTGACGGTGAGGAAACCTGGGCCTTTGTCCCTTCCGAGCAGTTCGGCCGTCTCAAGGCGCTTTCCTCCGGAAAACATTCTTATTTCATGGACGGTTCACCGGCGGTTGCGGATAAATCTGATGGAACTAAAATTCTTATCTGCGGAGAAAGACGGGGCGGGAGCCATTATTATGCCATTGACATATCCGAGCCGGATCGGCCCCGGTATCTTTATACCCATGCCACCGACGGCCAGTCGTGGAAAACGCCCCAGTTCATGCCGGTTGCCGTCGGTGACGGTGAAAGCGCCGAAGTGCTTCTGATCACCGGCGGGTATGATCCCTCCCTGGATCGTGACCTGCCGGCTGAGCGCGGCCGGTCCGTCTACACCATTGATGCCGTAACCGGGGCGGCGACAGGGTTTGCCGCCGGGACAGGGGATTTTGAGGAGATGAGCTGTATCGTCAGCGCTTCCGCCCTGGACATGATCGATGACGGCCGGTTCCTGATCAGCCAGATCTATGCCGCCGACCTGGACGGTCATCTTTACGCCTTCCGGGATAATGACCATCCCGAAGACCGGACCGCTCTTGATGGCAGCTGGCAGAAGACACGGTTGTTCTCGGTGGTGTCCGGAGGCCGGAAAATATTTGAAGATGTTGACGTGGTACCGGAAAAGATCCGTTTTTTTAATCCGGAAGACAATAAATGGGAGAGAACGCCCGGCGACTTTGTCTATTTCGGTACCGGCGACCGGGAAAACCCCCTGCGCACGAATCAGACGGATCATTTTTATTGTGTTAAAAACGACTGGCGGACGGGGCCGCTGACCGTTACGGGCGTGGTGGGGGACTACCCCACCCTGGATGATGACCCGGGAATGGATCCGGACGGCAATGACAACGATCCGGTCATCATCGATGTGTCCGACAATTTAATTCAGGACGGCACGGCCGATGAGCAAAAAGCAGCTCGACTGGCGCTGGAGGCGGATTATAACCGGGGCTGGTTCCTGACGCTTGGAAATGACGGGGAAAAATGTCTGTCCACACCGGTCGTTTATGACGGGGTCGTGTATTTTACAACCTACACGCCTCCTGCCCCTGAACCGGTCAATACCGATCCCTGCCTGCACAGCAACCCGGGAGAAGGCGTCACCCGGCTTTACGCGATTGATTACCGGACAGGCGCGGCGGTCTGTGATTTTAACGGTGACGGGCTGCTCAACCGGGAGGACCGCTCTAAAATCATCTTAGACGGTCTCATATCCATCGCGCCTTCGCCGAATATTTTTATCACCGACAGCGGGGATAAGCTGCTGGTCGGGCCTCATGCCGAAGACCCCTTGTCGGATCTGGAAGGCGTCAGAATATTTTACTGGAAGATTCATGATTGA
- a CDS encoding PilX N-terminal domain-containing pilus assembly protein, producing the protein MKHPENRAGGMRGSALMVTMLVMMALLLTAVMAVNMAMSDSSIMRNNRLYRDALYRAETGITLARETHADSWLAPDSELFDLSREDAAVTVNGFSVSGPDGNDLPAMGNYSIARIERDPEDESLSKQFYALGHRAPMPSGAGYSARSFEIRRYGVLSNGLSRPDRPAGGVTVEAGLYKVFNAF; encoded by the coding sequence ATGAAACATCCTGAAAACCGGGCAGGGGGGATGCGGGGATCGGCCCTCATGGTTACCATGCTGGTCATGATGGCATTGCTGCTGACAGCCGTGATGGCGGTAAATATGGCCATGAGCGACAGCAGCATCATGAGGAACAACCGGCTGTACCGGGACGCGCTCTATCGGGCGGAAACCGGCATCACGCTGGCGCGGGAGACCCATGCCGATTCCTGGCTGGCCCCGGATTCGGAATTATTCGATCTGTCACGGGAGGACGCTGCCGTGACGGTCAACGGGTTTTCCGTTTCCGGCCCGGACGGTAACGACCTGCCGGCCATGGGAAATTATTCCATCGCGCGCATCGAGCGTGATCCTGAAGACGAGTCCCTTTCGAAACAATTTTATGCCCTGGGGCATCGCGCGCCCATGCCGTCCGGCGCCGGTTATTCCGCCAGGAGCTTTGAGATCAGGCGGTATGGGGTTCTTTCTAACGGATTATCGAGGCCGGACCGGCCGGCCGGAGGGGTGACGGTGGAGGCGGGGTTGTATAAGGTCTTTAACGCCTTTTAA
- a CDS encoding prepilin-type N-terminal cleavage/methylation domain-containing protein has translation MKVFSGAGSMAGFSMIEILIALSICGIGFLAITASVIAASGLNRTTAAADQAVFWGQDMTERLAGIPLDAPELEDGSVLTLLRENQKAEITVFGAADLDGNGRDDFKTIGLRVWVKKGDAFDLKMENYYRRAMRD, from the coding sequence ATGAAAGTATTTTCAGGTGCAGGAAGCATGGCCGGATTTTCGATGATTGAAATCCTGATTGCCCTGAGTATCTGCGGCATCGGGTTTCTGGCCATTACCGCCAGTGTCATCGCGGCGTCAGGGCTGAACCGCACGACCGCCGCGGCGGACCAGGCGGTTTTCTGGGGCCAGGATATGACGGAGCGGCTGGCCGGGATCCCTCTGGACGCTCCGGAACTGGAAGACGGCAGCGTCCTGACGCTTCTGCGGGAAAATCAGAAGGCGGAAATCACCGTGTTTGGCGCCGCCGACCTGGACGGCAACGGCCGGGATGATTTCAAGACCATCGGTCTCCGGGTGTGGGTGAAAAAAGGAGACGCGTTCGATCTGAAGATGGAAAACTACTACCGACGGGCGATGAGAGATTAA
- a CDS encoding prepilin-type N-terminal cleavage/methylation domain-containing protein, giving the protein MIGSRSGSSRSEQGMTLIEIMVAMAIFSIVMTIVVKTFSNQQNTMTHIDQRSEMQITARNVMHIVEGCIQMMGFSPAGDLDAADAMDFSRGACAEGGRMVFLRNNPDPDEIEEVQTISINLLKSADREGGGPDGLADGKIGATGLIVNNVRAADNIKAIRFAYAFDDDDDGCLDLSAGGNIVWAIDTDSDGRLDTLLDTDDDGDVDEDDAAGGDDLGQAVDTGRIRAVKVWLLVRSASPQKGVRDQRIFVVGDQRCAVDDYYGHMLLETTVRCRNM; this is encoded by the coding sequence ATGATCGGATCAAGGAGCGGTTCAAGTCGGTCAGAGCAGGGAATGACTCTGATCGAGATCATGGTCGCCATGGCGATTTTTTCCATTGTCATGACCATTGTCGTCAAGACCTTCTCAAACCAGCAGAACACAATGACGCATATTGATCAGCGGTCTGAAATGCAGATTACCGCCCGCAATGTCATGCATATTGTAGAAGGCTGTATTCAGATGATGGGGTTCAGCCCCGCCGGGGATCTGGACGCGGCTGACGCCATGGATTTTTCCCGTGGCGCGTGCGCCGAAGGCGGCCGGATGGTTTTTCTCAGGAACAATCCGGATCCCGATGAAATAGAAGAAGTCCAGACGATCAGCATCAATCTGCTCAAGTCCGCGGACCGGGAAGGCGGCGGACCGGACGGCCTGGCCGACGGCAAAATCGGGGCGACCGGCTTGATCGTTAATAATGTCCGTGCGGCGGATAACATAAAGGCCATCCGGTTTGCTTATGCCTTTGATGATGACGATGACGGCTGTCTCGATCTTTCCGCCGGCGGCAACATCGTTTGGGCCATTGATACCGACAGCGACGGCCGGCTGGATACGTTACTGGACACGGATGACGACGGCGATGTGGACGAAGATGACGCGGCGGGCGGAGATGACCTGGGGCAGGCGGTCGATACCGGGCGCATCAGGGCGGTAAAGGTCTGGCTCCTGGTTCGATCGGCCAGCCCGCAGAAAGGCGTGCGGGATCAGCGGATATTCGTGGTCGGCGACCAGCGCTGCGCCGTGGATGATTATTACGGCCATATGCTGCTGGAGACGACGGTGCGATGCCGGAATATGTAA
- a CDS encoding GspH/FimT family pseudopilin → MKTPDGFSFIPLHQHTYYQHQARTFSLKAGGFSDCRGVTLMELLTVLAILAVLAGIGGIGILRGMPERRLMSASRELYCALRQAQAQAVARGERVAVTFSPEADEFSMTDSAGNLLSRIKLPGYIDLYEITGDGKTENQYFFNSLGIKTGVSGSVCLRYQKPGYDLRRVQVRSTGSMVIQRSSDNGKTWV, encoded by the coding sequence ATGAAAACGCCGGATGGTTTTTCTTTTATTCCCCTTCACCAGCACACGTATTATCAGCATCAGGCCCGTACTTTTTCCTTAAAGGCAGGTGGTTTCTCTGACTGCCGGGGCGTCACCCTGATGGAACTATTGACGGTTCTGGCGATTCTGGCCGTCTTGGCCGGTATCGGTGGCATCGGTATCCTGCGGGGAATGCCGGAGCGCCGGCTCATGAGCGCCTCCCGGGAACTCTATTGCGCGCTTCGGCAGGCCCAGGCCCAGGCCGTTGCCCGGGGTGAACGGGTCGCTGTTACCTTCAGCCCGGAAGCAGACGAGTTTTCCATGACGGATTCCGCCGGGAATCTCCTCTCCCGGATAAAATTGCCCGGATACATCGATCTTTACGAGATCACCGGTGACGGTAAAACAGAGAACCAGTATTTTTTCAACTCCCTGGGTATTAAAACCGGGGTATCCGGCTCCGTCTGCCTGCGATATCAGAAACCGGGATATGACTTACGCCGGGTCCAGGTAAGGTCTACCGGATCCATGGTCATTCAGCGGTCCAGCGACAACGGAAAGACCTGGGTGTAA
- the nuoE gene encoding NADH-quinone oxidoreductase subunit NuoE produces MLTHATVEESQKLEAVRSRLMEGQRSRGSLIPILQTIQKEMGYLPAEALDLVAGLLNISAGEVYGVASFYNQFRFNPPGKHQIKVCLGTACHVRGGDIILENFERKLDIKEGHTTEDREFSLERVACVGCCALAPVVLMNEKTHGYMSPSKVEGLFTQLEIAKKKSESNKTDGSE; encoded by the coding sequence ATGCTGACACACGCCACCGTAGAAGAATCGCAAAAACTGGAGGCCGTCCGTTCCCGACTGATGGAAGGGCAGAGGAGCAGAGGCTCCCTGATTCCCATCCTCCAGACCATTCAGAAGGAAATGGGCTATCTTCCCGCCGAAGCCCTGGATCTGGTCGCCGGCCTGCTGAACATCTCCGCCGGAGAAGTTTATGGTGTGGCGTCATTTTATAACCAGTTCCGGTTCAATCCGCCGGGCAAACACCAGATCAAAGTCTGCCTGGGCACCGCCTGTCATGTCCGCGGCGGCGACATTATTCTGGAAAATTTTGAACGCAAGCTGGATATAAAGGAAGGCCATACCACCGAAGACCGGGAGTTCAGCCTGGAGCGGGTGGCCTGCGTCGGCTGCTGCGCCCTGGCGCCGGTGGTGCTGATGAACGAGAAAACCCACGGGTACATGTCGCCCAGCAAGGTCGAAGGACTGTTTACCCAGCTGGAGATTGCCAAAAAGAAGTCTGAATCGAATAAGACCGATGGCTCAGAATAA
- a CDS encoding NADH-quinone oxidoreductase subunit NuoF — MAQNNDRINQALQALREKAAGQWREFTGSTIPRIHIGMATCGLAAGAQETRDAFEAQLKKDNIQAVIHPIGCHGHCYAEPLVIIDHPASGLPPIMYQKVNEGKAVMLVKNFLKGNDPLLEHMYGAMEESDTIPAVMLFPRFNMEKRVIMDKCGRINPADINEYLALGGYAALGAALSLAPEAIVETVTASGLRGRGGAGFPTGRKWQFAAQQNAAEKVVVCNADEGDPGAYMDRTILESNPHQVIEGMIICARAIGAGRGVMYVRAEYPLAVKLVTRALEQARELNLLGQNILGSDFSFDIEVFQGSGAFVCGEETALIRSVEGYRGMPRHRPPFPVEHGLNGRPTVINNVKTLATIAPIIENGAEWFRSIGTEKSPGTAIFSIVGHVLYPGLVEIPMGETLRSLIFDICGGIPDKREFKAVQIGGPSGGCLPASFLDTPIDFDSLTAAGAMMGSGGMVVMNDETCMVNVARYFLDFTQKESCGKCTFCRIGTRHLLEILDRITKGQGKPEDLARLEWLAAAVKQGSLCGLGKTAPNPVITSLKYFRQEYEAHINDGVCPALMCRDLIAYYIDLDKCARGCDACVGCCPTEAIFTTANRKKGIDQEKCIKCGECRHVCIPLYNAVGKASPPGTVPMIEKPKVPVKDND, encoded by the coding sequence ATGGCTCAGAATAACGACCGCATCAATCAGGCGCTCCAGGCCCTGCGGGAAAAAGCCGCCGGCCAATGGCGGGAATTTACCGGATCAACAATTCCCCGTATCCATATCGGCATGGCCACCTGCGGCCTGGCCGCCGGCGCCCAGGAAACCCGGGACGCATTTGAGGCTCAGCTCAAAAAAGACAACATCCAGGCCGTCATCCATCCCATCGGCTGCCACGGCCACTGCTATGCCGAGCCCCTGGTGATCATCGACCATCCGGCCTCGGGCCTGCCGCCCATCATGTACCAGAAGGTCAACGAGGGCAAGGCCGTGATGCTGGTAAAAAACTTCCTCAAGGGCAACGACCCGCTGCTGGAACACATGTATGGCGCCATGGAGGAGAGTGACACCATTCCCGCGGTCATGCTCTTTCCGCGGTTCAATATGGAAAAGCGGGTCATCATGGACAAGTGCGGCCGCATCAATCCGGCCGACATCAATGAATACCTGGCCCTGGGCGGGTACGCGGCCCTGGGCGCGGCCTTGAGCCTGGCGCCGGAGGCCATCGTCGAGACCGTGACCGCCTCCGGCCTGCGGGGGCGCGGCGGCGCCGGCTTCCCCACCGGCAGAAAATGGCAGTTCGCCGCGCAACAGAACGCGGCCGAGAAAGTGGTCGTCTGCAACGCCGACGAGGGCGATCCCGGCGCTTACATGGATCGCACCATCCTGGAAAGCAACCCCCACCAGGTGATCGAAGGCATGATCATCTGCGCCCGGGCCATCGGCGCCGGCCGGGGCGTCATGTATGTCCGGGCCGAATACCCCCTGGCGGTCAAACTGGTTACCCGGGCCCTGGAACAGGCCCGGGAGTTGAACCTGCTGGGTCAAAACATTCTGGGCAGCGACTTTTCCTTTGACATCGAGGTGTTTCAGGGCTCCGGCGCCTTTGTCTGCGGCGAGGAAACGGCCCTGATCCGTTCGGTGGAAGGATACCGGGGCATGCCCCGCCACCGTCCGCCCTTTCCCGTGGAACACGGCTTAAACGGCCGGCCCACGGTCATCAACAACGTCAAGACCCTGGCCACCATCGCCCCGATCATTGAAAACGGGGCGGAATGGTTCCGTTCCATCGGCACGGAAAAGAGCCCGGGCACGGCGATCTTCTCCATCGTCGGTCATGTCCTCTACCCCGGCCTGGTCGAAATCCCCATGGGCGAGACCCTGCGGTCCCTGATCTTCGACATCTGCGGCGGCATCCCGGACAAAAGAGAGTTCAAGGCCGTGCAGATCGGCGGCCCGTCCGGCGGCTGCCTGCCCGCGTCCTTCCTGGACACGCCCATTGACTTTGATTCCCTGACCGCGGCCGGCGCCATGATGGGCTCCGGCGGCATGGTCGTCATGAACGACGAGACCTGCATGGTCAACGTGGCCCGCTACTTTCTGGATTTCACCCAGAAGGAGTCCTGCGGCAAATGCACCTTCTGCCGCATCGGCACCCGCCACCTGCTGGAAATCCTGGACCGCATCACCAAAGGCCAGGGCAAGCCGGAAGACCTGGCGCGGCTGGAATGGCTGGCCGCGGCCGTCAAGCAGGGTTCCCTGTGCGGCCTGGGCAAGACCGCGCCCAACCCGGTCATCACCTCATTGAAATATTTCCGGCAGGAATACGAGGCCCACATCAACGACGGCGTCTGCCCCGCCCTGATGTGCCGGGACCTGATCGCCTATTACATCGATCTGGACAAATGCGCCCGGGGCTGCGACGCCTGCGTGGGCTGCTGCCCCACCGAGGCCATCTTCACCACCGCCAACCGCAAGAAGGGCATCGACCAGGAAAAGTGCATCAAGTGCGGGGAGTGCCGCCATGTCTGCATTCCGCTGTACAACGCCGTGGGCAAGGCCTCGCCGCCGGGTACCGTGCCGATGATTGAAAAACCGAAGGTGCCGGTAAAAGACAATGATTAA
- a CDS encoding 2Fe-2S iron-sulfur cluster-binding protein, with protein sequence MIKLYIDNWEIHATEGISVLQAALDSEIYIPNLCWVREMTDPPASCRLCFVEIAGRPAPVTACTTIVENDMEVHTDTEAVRELQRTSLKLLLSAHHVDCGHCPANKKCELQNLARFLKVKLKPAEFPTYQPTGLIDTSHPHLDYNRDRCVLCGRCVNACRDKNGRPLFTFAGRGSETIVTPLFPPAGQALDKDASLVCVDLCPTGALTRKG encoded by the coding sequence ATGATTAAACTCTATATCGACAACTGGGAGATCCACGCCACCGAAGGCATCAGCGTGCTCCAGGCCGCCCTGGACAGCGAAATTTATATTCCCAACCTGTGCTGGGTGCGGGAGATGACCGACCCGCCGGCCTCCTGCCGCCTCTGCTTTGTCGAGATCGCCGGCCGGCCCGCGCCCGTGACCGCCTGCACCACCATCGTTGAGAACGACATGGAGGTGCACACCGATACCGAGGCCGTGCGGGAACTCCAGCGGACCTCCTTAAAACTCCTGCTGTCGGCCCACCACGTTGACTGCGGCCACTGCCCGGCCAACAAGAAATGCGAACTGCAGAACCTGGCCAGATTCCTCAAGGTGAAATTAAAACCGGCCGAGTTCCCGACCTATCAGCCGACCGGCCTCATCGACACGTCCCATCCGCACCTGGACTACAACCGCGACCGCTGCGTACTCTGCGGCCGCTGTGTAAACGCCTGCCGGGATAAGAACGGCCGCCCCCTGTTCACCTTTGCCGGCCGGGGCAGCGAGACTATCGTCACCCCGCTGTTCCCTCCCGCCGGCCAGGCCCTGGACAAGGACGCCAGCCTGGTCTGCGTCGACCTCTGCCCCACCGGCGCCCTGACCCGGAAAGGATAA